The Streptomyces sp. DH-12 genome has a window encoding:
- a CDS encoding Ig-like domain-containing protein encodes MTDGKRRRRGLAAASALLGGVLVLSACSGGDDDAAAGSDGKDTSQAQVDEAAAKKSSEARIEITPKNGSNNASINNSATVTVDKGTLTKVTMTGSDGTVVEGEISADKKSWKPSVQLERATTYKLAVSAKDSRGLVAHENASFTTVSQANSFIGTFTPDNGTTVGVGMPVSINFDKAITDKAAVQKGITVSSTSGQEVACHWFNANRMDCRPEQYWQEGSTVTLKLALDGVEGAEGVYGVQQKTVTFKIGRNQVSYVDAKTKQMKVTQNGKTVKTIPISAGAPETKTYEGQMVISEKFKETRMNGATVGFTDDDGKGEYDIADVPHAMRLSTSGTFIHGNYWGAKSIFGSVNTSHGCVGLADTKGANDPSTPGAWFYNNSIIGDVVVVQNTGDKTIAPDNGLNGWNMDWEQWKAGSAI; translated from the coding sequence ATGACGGACGGTAAGCGGCGGCGCAGGGGTCTGGCGGCCGCGTCCGCTCTGCTCGGCGGAGTGCTGGTGCTCTCGGCGTGTTCCGGCGGGGACGACGACGCCGCCGCGGGGTCCGACGGCAAGGACACCTCGCAGGCGCAGGTCGACGAGGCGGCGGCCAAGAAGTCCTCCGAGGCGCGGATCGAGATCACGCCCAAGAACGGCTCGAACAACGCCTCCATCAACAACTCGGCCACCGTGACCGTCGACAAGGGCACGCTCACCAAGGTCACGATGACCGGTTCCGACGGCACCGTCGTCGAGGGCGAGATATCGGCCGACAAGAAGAGCTGGAAGCCCAGCGTCCAGCTCGAGCGCGCCACCACCTACAAGCTGGCCGTGTCCGCGAAGGACTCCCGGGGCCTCGTCGCCCACGAGAACGCGTCCTTCACGACGGTCTCCCAGGCCAACAGCTTCATCGGCACCTTCACCCCGGACAACGGCACCACGGTCGGCGTGGGCATGCCGGTGTCGATCAACTTCGACAAGGCGATCACGGACAAGGCCGCCGTGCAGAAGGGCATCACCGTGTCCTCCACCAGCGGCCAGGAGGTGGCCTGCCACTGGTTCAACGCCAACCGCATGGACTGCCGCCCCGAGCAGTACTGGCAGGAGGGCTCCACCGTCACCCTGAAGCTGGCGCTCGACGGCGTCGAGGGCGCCGAGGGCGTCTACGGCGTCCAGCAGAAGACGGTCACCTTCAAGATCGGGCGCAACCAGGTCTCCTACGTCGACGCGAAGACCAAGCAGATGAAGGTCACGCAGAACGGCAAGACCGTCAAGACCATCCCGATCTCCGCCGGCGCGCCCGAGACCAAGACGTACGAGGGCCAGATGGTGATCTCCGAGAAGTTCAAGGAGACCCGGATGAACGGCGCGACGGTCGGCTTCACCGACGACGACGGCAAGGGCGAGTACGACATCGCGGACGTGCCCCACGCCATGCGTCTGAGCACCTCCGGCACCTTCATCCACGGCAACTACTGGGGCGCGAAGTCCATCTTCGGCAGCGTCAACACCAGCCACGGCTGCGTGGGCCTCGCCGACACCAAGGGCGCGAACGACCCGAGCACGCCGGGCGCCTGGTTCTACAACAACTCGATCATCGGTGACGTGGTCGTCGTGCAGAACACCGGTGACAAGACCATCGCCCCGGACAACGGCCTCAACGGCTGGAACATGGACTGGGAGCAGTGGAAGGCGGGCTCCGCGATCTGA
- a CDS encoding S8 family serine peptidase: MAGPASANGEGTTAAGSSASAAAPKGKHRITLITGDRVTLDAKGRVVGLEPAEGREHIPVQIRRGDGHTLVVPADAARLVASGKLDRRLFDVTELSKAATRTAHRSGLKVIVGYRGSAKTAKAEVRDAGTVRRALTSLNAEAVQTPHEATAELWDAVTDGDRTASGVARVWLDGVRKASLDTSVGQIGTPKAWEAGYDGKGVRIAVLDTGVDATHPDLKGQVSASKNFTSAPTAGDVVGHGTHVASIAAGTGAQSKGTFKGVAPGATILNGKVLDDSGFGDDSGILAGMEWAAAQGADIVNMSLGGMDTPETDPLEAAVDKLSAEKGVLFAIAAGNEGPQSIGSPGSADSALTVGAVDDKDKLADFSSTGPRLGDGAVKPDVTAPGVDITAASAKGNDIAGEVGEKPAGYMTISGTSMATPHVAGAAALLKQQHPEWTYTELKGALTASTKGGKYTPFEQGSGRVQVDKAIAQTVIAEQVSLNFGVQQWPHTDDKPVTEKLTYRNLGTEDVTLKLTSTATGPKGKAAPAGFFTLGASTLTVPAGGTASVDVTADTRLGGTADGAYSAYVVATGGGQTVRTAAVVEREVESHTVTLKVLDRSGKATANYSTYLSGLTGLGKDRSFAPYEADGTVSVRVPKGSYVLDASVFVDADPEKWRGADWLAQPKLDVTRNTTVTVDARKAKPVKVTVPGKGAKAEFALADYTVETNDSAVSYGWSLASFSGFRTAHLGPQVTDGTLIQQWNAHFSKGSTAQYSAVTGGKVKKVATGYTRALKAKEFATVQVGMGAAASGKKGSVSAYGWLPGSFGASGLGIEQKLPSTRTLYLSAVDGVKWDLDFEQQSGVDKEGWPVYDAGYTIGVDKAYKGGKSYRETVNTAVFGPRLTSDYGVFRDGNDLYGMIPLFSDGKGHVGSSEITSATTTLYRNGKKVGSNKDPLSGEAFTVPSGDAAYRLTTSVKRSAEVAAASTRVDASWTFRSKKTSGEKHLPVSSARFAAVTGLDSKVPAGKKATFPVVVEGAAQGKNLKSLAVYVSYDGGKTWKKTTVKKGKVTVKNPAKGKAISFRAKITDKKGNTSLISVYNAYHGK, encoded by the coding sequence ATGGCCGGCCCCGCGTCGGCGAACGGGGAGGGCACCACGGCCGCCGGCTCGTCCGCGAGCGCGGCCGCACCCAAGGGCAAGCACCGGATCACCCTCATCACGGGCGACCGGGTCACGCTGGACGCCAAGGGCCGCGTCGTGGGCCTGGAGCCGGCCGAGGGCCGGGAGCACATACCCGTCCAGATCCGCCGCGGCGACGGCCACACGCTGGTCGTGCCGGCCGACGCCGCCCGGCTGGTCGCGTCCGGCAAGCTGGACCGACGGCTCTTCGACGTCACGGAGTTGAGCAAGGCGGCGACCCGCACCGCGCACCGGAGCGGTCTGAAGGTCATCGTCGGCTACCGGGGCTCCGCGAAGACCGCCAAGGCCGAGGTCCGTGACGCGGGCACGGTCCGCCGGGCGCTGACGTCCCTGAACGCGGAGGCGGTGCAGACGCCGCACGAGGCCACCGCCGAGCTGTGGGACGCCGTCACCGACGGCGACCGCACCGCCTCCGGTGTCGCCCGCGTCTGGCTGGACGGCGTCCGCAAGGCGTCCCTGGACACGTCCGTCGGGCAGATCGGCACCCCGAAGGCCTGGGAGGCCGGCTACGACGGCAAGGGCGTCAGGATCGCCGTCCTGGACACCGGCGTGGACGCCACCCACCCCGACCTCAAGGGCCAGGTGAGCGCGTCCAAGAACTTCACCTCCGCGCCCACCGCCGGGGACGTGGTCGGCCACGGCACCCACGTCGCGTCCATCGCGGCCGGCACGGGCGCCCAGTCGAAGGGCACGTTCAAGGGCGTCGCGCCCGGCGCGACGATCCTCAACGGCAAGGTCCTCGACGACAGCGGCTTCGGCGACGACTCCGGGATCCTCGCGGGCATGGAATGGGCGGCCGCGCAGGGCGCCGACATCGTCAACATGAGCCTCGGCGGCATGGACACCCCGGAGACCGACCCGCTGGAGGCGGCGGTCGACAAGCTCTCCGCCGAGAAGGGCGTCCTGTTCGCCATCGCGGCGGGCAACGAGGGTCCGCAGTCGATCGGTTCGCCCGGCAGCGCGGACTCCGCCCTCACCGTCGGCGCCGTCGACGACAAGGACAAGCTCGCCGACTTCTCCTCCACGGGCCCGCGCCTCGGCGACGGGGCCGTCAAACCGGACGTCACCGCCCCCGGCGTGGACATCACGGCCGCCTCGGCGAAGGGCAACGACATCGCCGGGGAGGTCGGCGAGAAGCCGGCCGGCTACATGACCATCTCCGGTACCTCGATGGCCACCCCGCACGTCGCGGGCGCCGCCGCGCTGCTGAAGCAGCAGCACCCGGAGTGGACGTACACGGAGCTGAAGGGCGCGCTCACCGCCTCCACCAAGGGCGGCAAGTACACCCCCTTCGAGCAGGGTTCGGGCCGCGTCCAGGTGGACAAGGCGATCGCGCAGACCGTGATCGCGGAGCAGGTGTCGCTGAACTTCGGCGTGCAGCAGTGGCCGCACACCGACGACAAGCCGGTCACCGAGAAGCTCACCTACCGCAACCTCGGCACCGAGGACGTCACGCTGAAGCTGACGTCGACCGCCACCGGACCGAAGGGCAAGGCCGCCCCGGCCGGCTTCTTCACCCTCGGCGCCTCCACCCTGACCGTCCCGGCGGGCGGCACGGCCTCCGTGGACGTCACCGCCGACACCCGCCTCGGCGGCACGGCCGACGGCGCGTACTCGGCGTACGTGGTCGCCACGGGCGGCGGCCAGACCGTGCGCACCGCCGCCGTGGTGGAGCGCGAGGTCGAGTCCCACACCGTCACGCTGAAGGTCCTCGACCGCTCCGGCAAGGCGACCGCGAACTACTCGACGTACCTGTCGGGGCTCACCGGCCTGGGCAAGGACCGGTCGTTCGCGCCGTACGAGGCCGACGGCACCGTCAGCGTGCGCGTGCCCAAGGGCAGTTACGTCCTGGACGCCAGCGTGTTCGTGGACGCCGACCCGGAGAAGTGGCGGGGCGCCGACTGGCTCGCCCAGCCGAAGCTGGACGTCACCAGGAACACCACCGTGACGGTGGACGCCCGCAAGGCCAAGCCGGTGAAGGTCACCGTGCCGGGCAAGGGCGCCAAGGCGGAGTTCGCCCTGGCCGACTACACCGTCGAGACCAACGACAGCGCGGTCTCCTACGGCTGGTCGCTGGCGTCCTTCAGCGGCTTCCGCACCGCCCACCTCGGGCCGCAGGTCACCGACGGCACGCTGATCCAGCAGTGGAACGCCCACTTCAGCAAGGGTTCCACGGCGCAGTACAGCGCCGTCACCGGCGGCAAGGTGAAGAAGGTCGCGACCGGTTACACCCGCGCCCTCAAGGCCAAGGAGTTCGCCACCGTCCAGGTCGGCATGGGCGCGGCGGCGAGCGGCAAGAAGGGCTCCGTCAGCGCGTACGGCTGGCTGCCGGGCAGCTTCGGCGCCTCCGGGCTCGGCATCGAGCAGAAGCTGCCCAGCACCCGCACGCTGTACCTGTCCGCGGTCGACGGCGTGAAGTGGGACCTCGACTTCGAGCAGCAGAGCGGGGTCGACAAGGAGGGCTGGCCCGTCTACGACGCCGGCTACACCATCGGCGTCGACAAGGCCTACAAGGGCGGCAAGAGCTACCGGGAGACCGTCAACACGGCCGTCTTCGGGCCGCGTCTCACCTCGGACTACGGCGTCTTCCGCGACGGCAACGACCTCTACGGCATGATCCCGCTGTTCTCCGACGGCAAGGGCCACGTGGGCTCCTCGGAGATCACGTCCGCCACGACGACCCTCTACCGCAACGGCAAGAAGGTCGGCTCCAACAAGGACCCGCTGTCCGGTGAGGCCTTCACCGTCCCGTCCGGTGACGCCGCCTACCGGCTGACCACCTCGGTCAAGCGGAGCGCCGAGGTCGCCGCCGCGTCCACCCGCGTCGACGCGAGCTGGACCTTCCGGTCCAAGAAGACCTCCGGCGAGAAGCACCTGCCCGTCTCCTCGGCCCGGTTCGCCGCGGTCACGGGGCTGGACAGCAAGGTCCCGGCCGGCAAGAAGGCCACCTTCCCGGTCGTCGTGGAGGGCGCCGCCCAGGGCAAGAACCTCAAGTCCCTGGCGGTGTACGTCTCCTACGACGGCGGCAAGACCTGGAAGAAGACCACGGTCAAGAAGGGCAAGGTCACCGTCAAGAACCCCGCCAAGGGCAAGGCGATCTCCTTCCGCGCCAAGATCACCGACAAGAAGGGCAACACGTCCCTGATCTCGGTCTACAACGCCTACCACGGCAAGTAG
- a CDS encoding NAD(P)-dependent alcohol dehydrogenase, producing the protein MTTVAAYAAPAAKAPLERTTIERRAVREHDVLIDIKFAGICHSDIHQVREGWGEAIFPMVPGHEIAGVVSEVGPGVTRFKVGDRVGVGCMVDSCRACENCRAGKEQYCVQGQTPTYNGIGRDGEPTYGGYSEKVVVDENFVVRIPDGLALDVAAPLLCAGITLYSPLKRFGAGPGRKVAIVGLGGLGHLGVKIAHAMGAEVTVLSQSLRKKDDGLRLGAAHYHATGDPKTFEELRGAFDLIVSTVSAPLDFGAYLSLLKTEGTLANVGAPEDPVSLNLFSLIGGGRTLAGSMIGGIPETQEMLDFCAEHGIGAEIELIAASEINEAYERVENSDVRYRFVIDTATI; encoded by the coding sequence ATGACCACTGTCGCCGCGTACGCCGCGCCCGCCGCCAAGGCACCGCTGGAACGCACCACGATCGAACGGCGCGCCGTCCGCGAGCACGACGTGCTGATCGACATCAAGTTCGCCGGGATCTGCCACTCGGACATCCACCAGGTCCGTGAGGGCTGGGGCGAGGCGATCTTCCCGATGGTGCCCGGCCACGAGATAGCGGGCGTCGTGTCCGAGGTCGGCCCCGGCGTGACCCGGTTCAAGGTCGGCGACCGGGTGGGCGTCGGCTGCATGGTCGACTCCTGCCGCGCGTGCGAGAACTGCCGGGCGGGCAAGGAGCAGTACTGCGTCCAGGGCCAGACCCCGACGTACAACGGCATCGGCCGGGACGGCGAGCCCACCTACGGCGGCTACTCCGAGAAGGTCGTCGTCGACGAGAACTTCGTCGTGCGCATCCCGGACGGCCTCGCCCTCGACGTCGCCGCGCCGCTGCTGTGCGCGGGGATCACCCTGTACTCCCCGCTGAAGCGTTTCGGCGCCGGACCGGGCCGCAAGGTCGCGATCGTCGGCCTGGGCGGTCTGGGCCACCTGGGCGTGAAGATCGCGCACGCGATGGGCGCCGAGGTGACGGTGCTGTCGCAGTCCCTGCGCAAGAAGGACGACGGGCTGCGGCTGGGCGCCGCCCACTACCACGCCACCGGCGACCCGAAGACCTTCGAGGAGCTGCGGGGCGCCTTCGACCTGATCGTGTCGACGGTGTCGGCGCCGCTGGACTTCGGCGCGTACCTGTCGCTGCTGAAGACGGAGGGCACGCTGGCGAACGTGGGCGCGCCCGAGGACCCGGTCTCCCTCAACCTCTTCTCGCTGATCGGAGGCGGCCGCACCCTGGCCGGCTCGATGATCGGCGGCATCCCGGAGACCCAGGAGATGCTGGACTTCTGCGCCGAGCACGGCATCGGCGCGGAGATCGAACTGATCGCCGCGTCCGAGATCAACGAGGCCTACGAACGCGTCGAGAACAGCGACGTCCGCTACCGCTTCGTGATCGACACGGCGACGATCTGA
- a CDS encoding translation initiation factor IF-2 N-terminal domain-containing protein has translation MANVRVYELARTVGVDSKAVLDKMTELGHFVRSASATVEAPVVRELIDALGVVRETAASLPRVPPPASPPAGSVLRPQHHEWDPTSRWKPLQPFDPRRVGPYTVLRRIGSGSMGRVFLGRTPAGRLLAVKVVKEELADDLEFRRRFQREVAAARGVNGFYAPPVVDADTTGDIPWLATAYVSAPSLKDLVDACGPLPLGALRWVAAQLVEALRSVHAADIVHRDLKPSNVLVGVDGLRVIDFGLALAAAAAASKLTVAHTTLGTPAYMSPEQALDARKVTSASDVYALGAVLVFAATGHSPYPGSDPVRTMLRMQSEAPDLRGVPDAFVDVVAPCLRPDPDGRPGLDELLDRIVRDMEPGPDGLHRPSELLPPAAFEFLGLQDV, from the coding sequence GTGGCGAACGTACGGGTCTACGAGCTGGCCAGGACAGTCGGGGTCGACAGCAAGGCCGTCCTGGACAAGATGACCGAGCTGGGCCACTTCGTACGGTCGGCGTCGGCCACGGTCGAGGCGCCGGTGGTCCGGGAGCTGATCGACGCCCTCGGCGTCGTGCGGGAGACCGCCGCGTCCCTCCCCCGGGTGCCGCCGCCCGCGTCGCCTCCGGCCGGTTCGGTGCTGCGGCCCCAGCACCACGAGTGGGACCCCACGTCCCGCTGGAAGCCGCTGCAGCCCTTCGACCCGCGCCGGGTCGGGCCGTACACGGTGCTGCGGCGGATCGGCAGCGGGTCGATGGGCCGGGTGTTCCTCGGGCGGACCCCGGCCGGGCGGCTGCTCGCCGTCAAGGTCGTCAAGGAGGAGCTGGCCGACGACCTGGAGTTCCGCAGGCGCTTCCAGCGTGAGGTGGCCGCGGCGCGGGGCGTGAACGGCTTCTACGCGCCGCCCGTCGTGGACGCGGACACCACCGGTGACATCCCCTGGCTGGCCACCGCGTACGTCTCGGCGCCGTCCCTGAAGGACCTCGTCGACGCGTGCGGGCCACTGCCGCTGGGGGCGCTGCGCTGGGTGGCGGCGCAGCTGGTGGAGGCGCTGCGCTCGGTGCACGCGGCGGACATCGTGCACCGCGATCTGAAACCCTCCAACGTGCTGGTCGGCGTGGACGGCCTGCGCGTGATCGACTTCGGGCTCGCGCTGGCGGCGGCCGCGGCGGCCAGCAAGCTGACCGTCGCGCACACCACGCTGGGCACGCCCGCCTACATGTCCCCCGAGCAGGCGTTGGACGCCCGGAAGGTGACGTCCGCGAGCGACGTGTACGCGCTGGGCGCCGTGCTGGTGTTCGCCGCGACCGGGCACAGTCCGTACCCGGGCAGCGACCCCGTGCGCACCATGCTGCGCATGCAGTCCGAGGCGCCCGACCTCCGTGGTGTGCCGGACGCCTTCGTGGACGTCGTCGCGCCGTGCCTGCGGCCGGACCCGGACGGGCGCCCGGGCCTCGACGAGTTGCTGGACCGCATCGTGCGGGACATGGAGCCGGGCCCGGACGGGCTCCACCGGCCCTCGGAGCTGCTGCCGCCGGCGGCCTTCGAGTTCCTCGGTCTCCAGGACGTGTGA
- a CDS encoding SAVMC3_10250 family protein encodes MQEVIYLSDRKLSQFLPGLRSAWPRQRVSVSTPFGGVEVDPSPGPASDLWGRHLLRVVRRVEESARWYTEAGVRPGQWIAFEAPLNYFVLDGADPTMVFFADAPELDRPVRLLLHGSADHLIAGPPPRVTDETRQSGELVRNLLGSDASAPGALLAALSDDLGAGPDGRRPSLVTALHALLARIDAQTHPETAATMRGYARVTTGFPATRTPGLLVASPLYVEYADA; translated from the coding sequence GTGCAGGAAGTCATCTACCTGTCCGACCGGAAACTCTCGCAGTTTCTGCCCGGACTGCGGTCCGCGTGGCCCCGGCAGCGGGTCAGCGTCTCCACGCCGTTCGGCGGGGTGGAGGTGGACCCGTCGCCCGGCCCCGCGTCCGACCTGTGGGGCCGGCACCTGCTGCGGGTGGTGCGCCGCGTCGAGGAGTCGGCGCGCTGGTACACGGAGGCGGGGGTGCGGCCGGGGCAGTGGATCGCCTTCGAGGCGCCGCTCAACTACTTCGTCCTGGACGGCGCCGACCCGACGATGGTGTTCTTCGCGGACGCCCCGGAGCTGGACCGTCCCGTCCGGCTGCTGCTGCACGGCTCGGCCGACCACCTGATCGCCGGACCGCCGCCCCGCGTCACCGACGAGACCCGCCAGTCCGGCGAGCTCGTACGGAACCTCCTCGGTTCCGACGCCAGCGCCCCCGGCGCGCTGCTCGCCGCCCTCTCCGACGACCTCGGCGCCGGCCCGGACGGCCGCCGCCCCTCCCTCGTCACCGCCCTCCACGCCCTCCTGGCCCGCATCGACGCCCAGACCCACCCGGAGACGGCGGCGACGATGCGCGGCTACGCCCGCGTCACCACGGGCTTCCCCGCCACGAGAACCCCGGGTCTCCTGGTCGCCAGCCCCCTGTACGTGGAGTACGCGGACGCGTGA
- a CDS encoding GGDEF domain-containing protein, translated as MGEESRLAAVVALAQGMAAAHSSREAWRAAAGGARRALGGSFAALSVWERELGRLRVLVNVGELAEGEEEFPEDESYPVHQFAEITEFLHEQWAGGGEPGAWVETARGPEEGRAGYCHQRVAALRRRGRGCCVVAPIVMHGRAWGELYVARPVGEPVFGRADADFATVLAAVVAAGIAQTERLEEARRLAFTDSLTGLANRRAVDARLDEAVERHRRDGAVVSLVVCDVNGLKRVNDTLGHSVGDRLLERFGTVLSLCGAMLPGALAARLGGDEFCLLAVGPPADEVVKAADEVCRRAVELGIGDGVACGVASTGDPVGPVRSARRLFRLADAAQYRAKAERAAHPVVAGREGPGDPVVRLADEPSREADGERRRFRGRHAPG; from the coding sequence ATGGGTGAGGAGAGCCGGCTGGCGGCCGTGGTGGCGCTGGCTCAGGGCATGGCCGCCGCGCACAGTTCGCGGGAGGCGTGGCGGGCCGCCGCCGGCGGGGCCCGCCGGGCGCTGGGCGGGAGTTTCGCCGCGCTGTCGGTGTGGGAGCGGGAGCTCGGACGGCTGCGGGTGCTGGTGAACGTCGGGGAGCTGGCCGAGGGCGAGGAGGAGTTCCCCGAGGACGAGTCGTACCCGGTGCACCAGTTCGCCGAGATCACCGAGTTCCTGCACGAGCAGTGGGCCGGCGGGGGCGAGCCCGGCGCCTGGGTGGAGACCGCGCGGGGCCCCGAGGAGGGGCGCGCCGGCTACTGCCACCAGCGGGTCGCGGCGCTGCGGCGGCGGGGGCGCGGCTGCTGCGTGGTCGCGCCGATCGTGATGCACGGGCGGGCCTGGGGCGAGCTGTACGTGGCCCGGCCGGTCGGTGAGCCCGTGTTCGGGCGCGCGGACGCCGACTTCGCGACCGTGCTGGCCGCCGTGGTGGCCGCGGGCATCGCGCAGACCGAGCGGCTGGAGGAGGCGCGGCGGCTGGCCTTCACGGACTCGCTGACCGGCCTCGCCAACCGGCGGGCCGTGGACGCCCGGCTGGACGAGGCGGTCGAGCGGCACCGGCGCGACGGGGCCGTCGTCAGCCTGGTGGTGTGCGACGTGAACGGGCTGAAGCGGGTCAACGACACGCTCGGGCACTCCGTGGGCGACCGGCTGCTGGAACGATTCGGCACCGTTCTCTCGCTGTGCGGGGCGATGCTGCCGGGCGCCCTGGCGGCGCGGCTCGGCGGGGACGAGTTCTGCCTGCTGGCGGTCGGGCCGCCCGCCGACGAGGTGGTCAAGGCGGCCGACGAGGTGTGCCGGCGGGCCGTCGAGCTGGGCATCGGGGACGGGGTCGCGTGCGGGGTGGCGTCCACCGGGGACCCGGTCGGGCCGGTGCGCTCCGCCCGGCGGCTGTTCCGGCTGGCCGACGCGGCGCAGTACCGGGCCAAGGCCGAGCGGGCCGCGCATCCCGTGGTGGCCGGGCGGGAGGGGCCGGGCGACCCCGTGGTGCGGCTCGCGGACGAACCGTCGCGGGAGGCCGACGGGGAGCGGCGCCGGTTCCGCGGGCGGCACGCGCCCGGGTAA
- the hutH gene encoding histidine ammonia-lyase produces the protein MHTVVVGTSGVTASDVRAVARDGARVELSAEAVAALAASREIVDALAAKPDPVYGVSTGFGALATRHISPELRARLQRNIVRSHAAGMGPRVEREVVRALMFLRLKTVCSGHTGVRPEVAQTMADVLNAGITPVVHEYGSLGCSGDLAPLSHCALALMGEGEAEGPDGSVRPAGELLAGHGIRPVELREKEGLALLNGTDGMLGMLVLALADLDLLYRSADVTAALSLEALLGTDKVLAPELHAIRPHPGQAASAANMLAVLEGSGLTGHHQDDAPRVQDAYSVRCAPQVAGAGRDTLAHARLVAERELAAAVDNPVVLLGGASQAFGSGGGRLESNGNFHGAPVAYVLDFLAIAVADLASITERRTDRLLDKNRSHGLPPFLADDAGVDSGLMIAQYTQAALVGELKRLAVPASADSIPSSAMQEDHVSMGWSAARKLRTAVDGLARVVAVELYAAARAVELREGLTPAPATRAVLKALREAGVGGPGPDRYLAPDLAAAEAFVRDGRLVAAVERVTGPLR, from the coding sequence ATGCACACTGTGGTGGTGGGGACGTCGGGCGTGACCGCGTCCGACGTGCGGGCCGTGGCGCGCGACGGCGCCCGCGTCGAACTGTCCGCGGAGGCGGTCGCCGCCCTCGCCGCGTCCCGCGAGATCGTGGACGCCCTGGCTGCCAAGCCGGACCCCGTCTACGGGGTGAGCACCGGTTTCGGCGCCCTGGCGACCCGGCACATCAGCCCCGAGCTCCGTGCCCGGCTGCAACGCAACATCGTCCGCTCGCACGCCGCCGGCATGGGGCCGCGCGTGGAGCGGGAGGTCGTCCGGGCGCTGATGTTCCTGCGGCTGAAGACCGTCTGCTCCGGACACACCGGTGTCCGGCCCGAGGTCGCGCAGACGATGGCCGACGTGCTGAACGCCGGGATCACCCCGGTCGTGCACGAGTACGGCTCCCTCGGCTGCTCCGGCGACCTCGCCCCGCTGTCCCACTGCGCCCTCGCGCTGATGGGCGAGGGGGAGGCGGAGGGCCCCGACGGCAGCGTGCGGCCGGCCGGTGAACTGCTCGCCGGCCACGGCATCCGGCCCGTCGAACTGCGCGAGAAGGAAGGGCTCGCCCTCCTCAACGGCACCGACGGCATGCTCGGCATGCTGGTCCTGGCCCTCGCCGACCTGGACCTCCTCTACCGGTCCGCCGACGTCACCGCCGCGCTGAGCCTGGAGGCGCTGCTCGGCACCGACAAGGTGCTCGCCCCCGAGCTGCACGCCATCCGCCCGCACCCCGGGCAGGCCGCGAGCGCCGCCAACATGCTGGCCGTGCTGGAGGGTTCGGGCCTGACGGGGCATCACCAGGACGACGCGCCCCGGGTCCAGGACGCCTACTCGGTGCGCTGCGCCCCGCAGGTCGCCGGCGCCGGACGTGACACCCTGGCGCACGCCCGGCTGGTCGCCGAGCGCGAACTCGCCGCCGCCGTCGACAACCCGGTGGTCCTCCTCGGGGGCGCCTCCCAGGCCTTCGGCTCCGGGGGAGGCCGCCTGGAGTCCAACGGCAACTTCCACGGGGCGCCGGTCGCCTACGTGCTCGACTTCCTCGCCATCGCCGTCGCCGACCTCGCCTCCATCACGGAGCGACGCACCGACCGGCTGCTCGACAAGAACCGCAGCCACGGACTGCCGCCGTTCCTCGCCGACGACGCCGGCGTCGACTCCGGGCTGATGATCGCCCAGTACACGCAGGCCGCCCTGGTCGGCGAGCTGAAGCGGCTGGCCGTACCGGCGTCGGCGGACTCCATCCCGTCGTCCGCGATGCAGGAGGACCACGTCTCCATGGGCTGGTCGGCGGCGCGCAAGCTGCGCACCGCCGTCGACGGCCTCGCCCGGGTCGTCGCCGTCGAGCTGTACGCCGCCGCGCGGGCCGTGGAACTGCGCGAAGGGCTCACCCCGGCCCCGGCGACGCGGGCGGTGCTGAAGGCGCTGCGGGAGGCCGGCGTGGGCGGCCCCGGCCCGGACCGGTACCTGGCGCCCGACCTCGCCGCCGCGGAGGCGTTCGTACGGGACGGGCGGCTGGTGGCAGCCGTGGAGCGGGTCACCGGGCCGCTGAGGTGA